The DNA segment GTAAATTATTAAAGAGAAAAGAAGAGCGAAAATTAAAAAAATTGGAAAAAATATAGAAAATGGAGAATAAGTTTGATTACTTTCTTGAATTTGATGACTCTGAAAAAGCAAAGGAAATTTATGCTAGATTTGGACTCTGCGTTTATACATTTCAAGTTTTAGAGCATCAACTAATGAACATGCTGCTAATAAAAGCAAAATCCGAAAAGATTGATATGTCATCTAAAGAATATGATGATATTTTTTATTCTTATAGTGATAAAACTATGGGTAAGCTAATTGAAAAAGTTGTGCAGCTATATGATATTCCAGATATAAAACGTCAAGAACTTTGGAATATTCATCAAAAAAGAAATTACTATGTTCACCATTATTTTAAAGATCATTCAGCGCATTTCTTTTCTGAAAAAAAGCAGATAAAAATGCTAGAAGAAATTATTACTACTACAGAAGAAACAATGTCTTTTGACACTTTTTTAGAAAATCTGACTCAACCAATAATGGATAAGATGAACATAAACCAAGAATATTTTGATTATTGGTATAAACAAATGATACATGGAGAAGATATTAATTCATTAAAATTTACGAAAACTAAATGATCAGAGGTATATATATAAATTATGCAAGAATATGTTGATTTATTAAGTCGAGAAGACGATATTAAGCAGATTATTAATATAATAGAAAAAATCTCTAAAAGGAAAAATAATACAGTTTCCTTTGCTATTGAAGGTGAATGGGGCTGTGGTAAAAGTTGGTTAATAAATAAACTTGCTTCCGAACTTTATGATATGCAAGATATTGATATCGCTGGTGGGAAATATTGTGTCTTGAAATTTAATCCTTGGGAATATGATTATTACGATGAACCATTATTATCTTTAATACTTAGCTTAAAAAATCAAGTTAATGCTGAAAACTCTTTTTTTAGGGTAAATGAAGAACATAAAAAGATGTTTACAGATTCTATGAAAATTTTAGCAAATGAATTGGTTTATCCAATTTTAGATATTATTTCCTTTGTAACAGTCAATCCTTCTTTTTCAATTTTTGGCAGGTTATTTATTTATAAAACAAATAAGTATAAGAAAGAATTAGATAAAAAAGAAAATGAAGAAAAAAATCAAAAAAAGAATTTAAATCCATATATTGACTTAGAAGAATTAATGAAAAAAATTGTTATCGGATTAAAAAAAATAACTAAAGATAAAACTATTATTCTTCTAGTAGACGAATTAGATAGATGCCTACCTAATTATTCAATAAAAGTTCTGGAGCGGATGCATCATCTAACACAAAATGTAAATAATCTACAAATAATATATACCATCAACAGGAACCAGGTGAATGAAACTATTAAGAAAGTTTATGGCTCGGAAATAGAGCCGAAAGAATATCTTAAGAAATTTATTTCTTTTAGTATTAAACTTTTACCAGGAAATCTAAATCAAAATTTTATTAATCAGAATAAGTCTATATTTGAGAATTTTGATTTTATATTTACAGATAATTTCGATATTGAAATTGCTTTTAGATTTATACTTCCAAATATTAATATGCGAGAAAGAGAGAATGTTCTTGAGAAGATAAAACTCGTAAATTCTATACTAAATGAAAAAGACGAAATGCTGGATTATTCGATTTTATATGTAGAATTATTATTGGTGTATTGTTTTTATTTTGAAATAAATATTTATAATATCTCTCCATTTTATGATAATGAAACTCATTCTATTATAATTTCACCTTTATTTGAAAATTCAGAATTTCTATCTCCTTATTTTGAGAATCTTAGACACTGTCATTCTGTAAAACATAAAAGCCATGGATATGAAGGTTTTTATGAAGCATCTATTGAATATGTAATATGCAATTTGTTAAAAAATCTTGAAGTACAAAAAATACAGGAATATTCAATTGCATGGGAACAAGAGTTTTATAATAATAGTCTGAATTTTCTTAACAATTTTGTTGAACTTTATAAAAGTCTAGATGTTTGATTCATAAGCATTATTATTATCCATAATCTGAAAATCCATTATAGGCTCGAATTAAGGAGCTTATAATGAAAAAGACATTAATTAATCAAATCCAGACCGAAATGTCTGGTGTACTGAACAATGCTCAAAGACAGAAACTTAGTGAAGTCCTTGAGCATTGTTTTTTTAACGTGGATGTTGTTGCCTTAGGCAAAGAGAATCTTATTCAAAGCAAATCTAATCAAATTTTGAAAGAAGAATTTCTTTCGGCTAAGCAAGTTGAAGGTTGTTCGGAACGTTCTGTAAACTATTACAGTTCAACTTTAGATAACCTGATAAAATCACTTGTAAAACCATTTAATCAGATAGAAACAGAAGATTTACGTGTTTATTTGAGTGAGTATCAGAAAAAAAACGATGCTTCAAAGCAGACAATTGATAATATTCGCCGTATTCTTTCCAGCTTTTTTACCTGGCTTGAGGATGAAGATTACATCCTAAAAAGCCCTGTCCGTCGCATTCATAAAATAAAGACTATGAAGCAGGTAAAAGAGACTTACTCTGATGAAGCATTGGAAAGACTCCGGGATAACTGCAAAACTATTCGTGATTTAGCCCTGATTGATATGCTTGCTTCTACAGGTATGCGTGTTGGAGAACTTGTAAAACTAAATAGAGTTGATGTTGATTTTGTAAACCGGGAATGTGTTGTACTTGGTAAAGGCTCAAAGGAACGAGTTGTATATTTTGATGCCAGAACTAAGCTGCATTTACAGAATTATTTAAATTCCAGAACTGATGAAAATGAAGCTTTATTTGTAAGCCTTCTTGAACCTCATAACAGACTTGAAATTGCTGGTGTTGAAATAATGCTTAGGAAACTCGGCAGAAGTCTAGATATTAATAAAGTTCATCCGCACAAATTCAGGCGTACTTTGGCTACACGTGCAATCGA comes from the Treponema rectale genome and includes:
- a CDS encoding KAP family P-loop NTPase fold protein; this encodes MQEYVDLLSREDDIKQIINIIEKISKRKNNTVSFAIEGEWGCGKSWLINKLASELYDMQDIDIAGGKYCVLKFNPWEYDYYDEPLLSLILSLKNQVNAENSFFRVNEEHKKMFTDSMKILANELVYPILDIISFVTVNPSFSIFGRLFIYKTNKYKKELDKKENEEKNQKKNLNPYIDLEELMKKIVIGLKKITKDKTIILLVDELDRCLPNYSIKVLERMHHLTQNVNNLQIIYTINRNQVNETIKKVYGSEIEPKEYLKKFISFSIKLLPGNLNQNFINQNKSIFENFDFIFTDNFDIEIAFRFILPNINMRERENVLEKIKLVNSILNEKDEMLDYSILYVELLLVYCFYFEINIYNISPFYDNETHSIIISPLFENSEFLSPYFENLRHCHSVKHKSHGYEGFYEASIEYVICNLLKNLEVQKIQEYSIAWEQEFYNNSLNFLNNFVELYKSLDV
- the xerA gene encoding site-specific tyrosine recombinase/integron integrase, whose amino-acid sequence is MKKTLINQIQTEMSGVLNNAQRQKLSEVLEHCFFNVDVVALGKENLIQSKSNQILKEEFLSAKQVEGCSERSVNYYSSTLDNLIKSLVKPFNQIETEDLRVYLSEYQKKNDASKQTIDNIRRILSSFFTWLEDEDYILKSPVRRIHKIKTMKQVKETYSDEALERLRDNCKTIRDLALIDMLASTGMRVGELVKLNRVDVDFVNRECVVLGKGSKERVVYFDARTKLHLQNYLNSRTDENEALFVSLLEPHNRLEIAGVEIMLRKLGRSLDINKVHPHKFRRTLATRAIDKGMPIEQVQKLLGHQKIDTTMEYAIVDQQNVKNSHKKYLS